The region AATTCCTGGGCAGTTCAAACGAACCCTCGATTCTACGCGAATCGTCTAGCAGACGCGCTCGGTGTGCCTTCCGGAGacacggtggccatggtgaACGCTTTGCGCTCCATCCCATACCGCCAAATTGTTGCACTGCAAGAGAATATAGTGACACTTCCCGGAGGAGCACTGCTAAGACCGATTGATTTCGGTCCAGTCGTCGAACCGAGTGATACTCCTGGAGCTGTCTTTTTATCCCAGCTACCGATCGATATCATCGACTCCGGTACATTCCAGCCCGTTCCACTCATGACTGGGTTCACTGATATGGACTCGCTGATGTTTACGCTCACCTGGAGTGCAGTGAATCCGTCGTTTTTCGAAACATTTAACAATGATCCTCACCTGCTGGTACCGATCGTCTGGAACATTGCCCGTGGTAGCGCCGGATCGAGTGCCGTCAGCCAAGCCATCGCGCAGTATTATTGGCAGGGTCAATCGCTGTCTTTCGTGCAGCTGGAACCGTTCTCGCGCTACATGACCGATCATCTGTTTGCTTATGGTGTGCTAGAGACGGCACGGAGGCACTCCCTTCGCACGCAGGTTTACGTCTACCAATTCGCGTACGAAGGAGATCTTAATCTGGTCAAGCAGTCGCTGGGTTCACCAATCGGTATCCCTGGTGCCGTTCATGGCGACGATCTATGTTATCTGTTCGAACCGAAGTCACTCTTGGTCGGTGCGATTCCACCAACAAGCCATGCCATCACGGTGCGCAATCGTATGCTGCGGCTGTGGACCAACTTTGCCAAGTATGGGTACGTATAGGAAGCTCCCCCTTGtgtgtatcgatcgatcgaacgatcgttcATCGGTTGTTCCTCTTTTTCAGCAATCCAACTCCAACCGTGGATCCATTGCTGCAGAACATCAACTGGTCTCCTATTGCTAGCGGTACAGTGAACGTGGCACTCAACATCGCTCAGAACCTGGTCCCTGGTCCGAATCCCGTTGCCTCACGCTATAATCTTTGGCAGGATCTAGCTCAACGCTATGGCAACAATATTTTCCGTAATTAGTTCTGCATCCGTCCGCTATTGTGATCAGCTGTTGAGTAAATAAACGAGTTCTCTGAAAAGCAATTTAAATAATATCCCTACTGTATGTGGACCTTCCTCTATAAAATCTCTTTTACGCCACGAACAAGCTGTCGGTAACGAGTACCACGGGCGAACTGGAATCTGTCATGACTTATCAACGAGGAAAAGTGGGGCTAGTGATAAGGGTATATGGAAGTAGCAGCGCTTGTCAACAAATAGATACGATATCTTCTCAGCATCGATGTCACGAGACCGTGATGGTGCTATAACTGGTCGTCTTTATCTTGAACCGATAGAGGCGAATGCCGAAAGTGCTCTAAGACAAAACTGATTTCCAAAATGTTCCAGTGTTTTTGGTTTACCATTCGCTTCGCACTCATATTAGCTGTTATCATCACTTTATTCATTATCATTAATCACAGGTCAGGTATTAACAGGAGATTAATCTCACTACAGTTGTACCTCATCGACCGCTTGCCAATAAAATGATATGTTATGGTTTCAGATTAGGATAATCTAATCAGCTCCAATTTCCGGAAATCCCAGAACGAATTTCGACCACTCATATAAAAGCCTTAAATTGTCCGCCTTACAGAGCATTCGGTAGTGGACGTGTAAGGAAGAAATATAATGTGGCTTCGTCTGTTCTTCACTGTCAGCTTGCTGACGGCCTGTGCCTTAGGTCAAACGGCGGTAGGTTAGGAAGATCGAATGGATTGAAGAATTCTAATACTAAGGAGGACGCGTTTCTACTTCTAGGATCGCCCCATTGTCAGTACTACAGCCGGTCAGGTGCAGGGTACGACGGAACAATGCGGTCTGTTCTGTACGTATTATTCGTTCAAAGGTATTCCCTACGCAGAACCACCACTCGGTGCACTCCGATTCAGTGATCCAGTAACAAAGGGTGCGTGGAGTGGTGTGCGGGATGCAAGCAGCCATGGAGCAACATGCCCATCGCAGGATATGGCACCGACAGAGAGTGAGGACTGTTTGTTCCTGAATGTCTACACTCCATCGCTGATCGGTACGCGACCGATCATGGTGTTTATCCCCGGTGGTGGCTACAGTGGTGGTTCCGGCGATGACGCCTTGTACGGTGGCGAGCACTTTATGGTCGAGGATGTGGTGATCGTTACCCTCAACTATCGTTTGGGTGCACTAGGATTCCTAAGTACGGGCGATCGCGCAGCGGCCGGTAACTGGGCTCTGAAGGATTGTATCGAGGCGCTACGCTGGGTGCAACGGAATGCTCTGGCGTTTGGTGGTGATCCAAGCAGTGTCACGATCTTTGGCCAATCGGCCGGTGGTGCAATCGTCCACATCCTTACGCTCTCACCACTGAGTACTGGATTATTCCAGAAAGCCATAGCCCAGAGTGGAGTAGCGCTCAATTCTTGGTCGTTTCAAACGAACCCTCGATTCTACGCGAATCGTTTAGCGAACGCGCTCGGTGTACCTTCCGGAGacacggtggccatggtgaACGCTTTGCGCTCCATCCCGTATCGACAGATCGTTGCACTGCAAGATAATATAGTGACACTTCCTTCCGCCTCACTATTAAGTCCGATTGATTTCGGTCCAGTCGTCGAACCGAGTGATACTCCTGGGTTGATCGTTCTACCGCAGCTACCGATCGATATTATGGATGCTGGTACGTTCCAGCCCGTTCCACTCATGGCCGGATTCACCGATATGGACTCTCTGATGTTTACGCTCACCTGGAGCTTACTGAATCCGGCGTTCTTTGAACCGTTCAACAATGATCCTCACCTGCTGGTACCGAACGTCTGGAACGTTGCTCGTGGTAGCGCAGGATCGAGTGCCGTCAGTCAAGCCATCGCGCAGCACTACTGGCAGGGTCAACCGCTGTCTTTCGTCCAGCTGGAACCATTCACGCGCTACATGACCGATCTTTTTTATTCGTATGGAATAATAGAGACGGCACGGCGACACTCCCTCCGTACGCCGGTTTACGTCTACCAATTCGCGTACGAAGGAGATCTTAATCTGGTCAGGCAATCGCTAGGCCCACTAATCAGTATCCCAGGAGCGATCCACGGAGATGATCTGTGTTATCTGTTCGAACCGAAGTCACTCTCGGTCGGTGCGATTCCACCAACAAGCCATGCCATCACGGTGCGCAATCGTATGCTGCGGCTGTGGACCAACTTTGCCAAGTATGGGTACGTATAGGAAGCTCCCCCTTTGtgtgtatcgatcgatcgaacgatcgttcATCGGTTGTTCCTCTTTTTCAGCAATCCAACTCCAACCGTGGATCCATTGCTGCAGAACATCAACTGGTCTCCTATTGCTAGCGGTACAGTGAACGTGGCACTCAACATCGCTCAGAACCTGGTCCCTGGTCCGAATCCCGTTGCCTCACGCTATAATCTTTGGCAGGATCTGGCACAACGCTACGGGAACAACATTTTTCGTAGCTAGATCCGTCCACCATCGTGTGCAGCTGTTGAGTAAATAAACGATTTCCCCAGACCACGTCGGAACAAAGGTCGAGATAAGCaaccagtgtgtgcgtgtttacGTGACTAATACCCCAGGTCTTAAGCGATTTAACATGGGCCGCTGGGTCGGTTGGCGGAGTGTTggttaatcgatcgattgtgagGCAGTCGACGCACTGCAGCAGTGCAGATATCTCTACCCGCTAGTGCTATCTCGCCTTCGTTACCGTGCGGATCGTTGTGTCGTTGTTCGTTCATAGCAACCGCGTCACGATGATTGGGGTTCTTTTGGTGCTACTGGCTACGGCCGCTGGACTGCTGTATCACTTCGCCCAGCGACGTTTCCAGTACTGGAGTGATCGTGGCGTTCCTCAGCTCGATGGATCACTACCGATGGGCAGCATGAAGGGGATAGGCCGTGAGCTGAGCATGAACGATCTGCTCGATCGCGTGTACTATCGCTTCCACAAGCAGTCACCGGTAGCCGGACTTTACTTTCTCATCAATCCGGTACTCCTCATGCTCGATCTGGATGTCGTGAAGCAGGTGCTGGTAAAGGATTTTAACAGTTTTCACGATCGCGGTATGTACGTGAACGAGCGGGACGATCCGATGTCCGGGCATCTGTTTTCGATCGGTGGTGAACGGTGGCGCTATCTGAGGAACAAGCTTAGCCCCACCTTTACCTCCGGCAAGATCAAACAGATGTTCGGTACGATCCAGGAGATCGGTGGTGAGTTCCTGTCCACGGTTGAGGGGCATATGGACAGGGGAGAGCCACTCGATATGAAACAACTGGCCCAGTGGTTCACCTGTGATGTGGTGGGTTCGTGCGCATTCGGCATTCAGTGTGGTTCGCTCAAGAACGGTGGCTCCGAGTTGCTCGAGATCGGTAGCCGAGTGTTCCGGCAGACACCGCCCCGTATGCTGTACAACATAGCGGTGTCCACGTTCCCGAGTCTTTCCCGTGCCCTTGGTTTGCCACTGTTTCCGAAAGACTTTCGAACGTACTTCCGTGAGATGGTCCGATCGACGGTTGAAcaccgggagcagcatcagATCGAGCGGAACGATTTTCTCAATCTGCTCATTCATTTGAAGAATCGCGGACGACTTGAGCCGACCAACGAGGAACCCGGGGACACGGAGGCCGTCGGCGAGCTAGGGCAGTCCGAGACCGACTCCGAGAAGCTCACCCTGGACGAGGTGTCGGCGCaatcgttcgtgtttttcttCGCCGGCTTCGAAACGTCTTCGACGACGCTCACTTTTGCCCTGTTTCTGCTCGCTAGCCATCCGGAAGAGCAGGAACGGTGTCGGAAAGAGATACTGGATAAGCTGGCCAGCGATGGGACCGGTGAACATTCCATCACGTACGAGGCACTCAAGCAGATGACCTACCTGGACCAAGTGATCTACGGTAGGTGTTCCTAGGGCTCACGATGTTCTGACGGTCATCACGCCAATAATCTTCTCTCTTCCCGTTTTAGAGACACTTCGCATCTATCCCgcggttggtttgttgatgCGCGTCGTCTCGAAACGCGTCCATCTAGAAGCGGCCAACGTGACGCTTGAAAAGGGCACAAAGGTGATGATACCGGTCAATGCGATCCATCACGATCCCGAGCTGTACCCGGAGCCGTACAGCTTCCGACCGGAGCGATTCACCCCGGAGGCGATCAAGGAGCGTCACTCGCACGCCTACCTTCCATTCGGCGATGGACCACGGAACTGTATCGGTATGCGATTCGGACTGCTGGAGGTGAAGTTCGGAATTGTGCAGCTGCTGAGCAAGCTACGGTTCACCGTGCACCCGAAAACGTCGCTACCACTACGGATGGCCAAAAATTCGGGCTTCCTCGAGGCCGAAGGCGGTATCTGGTTGAGCGCTACACGATTGTAGCGCGCATACCGGACCACACCCAATCCGTTTCCCTCTAGCAAGACAGCATAATATATTTTAAGACAGAACAGCCTCAACTTTGACTACATTTAAGGGGGACGTGCTTGGATTAAAATAGAAATTTGATAATCGAATTGCCGGAACGCGACCATCCACCCCATGGGGTGCGGTTCTACGCAGTTCATAAACCGCAAACCGTGGAATGTGTTGTGCTATCTTGTGTCGAGTTGTGGGTCGGGCGACGAGAAGGGCAAACCAATTGAGAtgaccaaaccaaacgataTCTGGTAGCGCCCGCAGCGCCACAGTGTGTGGtcgtatgcgtgtgtgcgagtttGCACAAGTCACtggcacgcaccaccaccactggcagcaTCGAGCATTCGCGCATGAGGGACCACAACCAACCCCAGATCGAGAATATCATCATTCCAAGCCGCTCAGTCTGTGTCTGACATTGAGCAAGGCCAGTAGGGGCCGCTGCGCCGTCAGTAAACGTATCGCTTGTGTTAAACCGTGTACGATGGATTACATCAGCGTGTTGCTGTATCTGGTGTTGCCCATTTTGGGCCTCGGGTATTATTACACCCGGCAGCTGTACAGCTACTGGAGCGCCCGTGGAATACCGCAGCTGGAAGCCTCGTTCCCGGTCGGCAACATGAAGGATGTGGGGCGGAAACTGCACTTCAATGACGTCATGAAGGTGGCCTACGATATGGGCAAATCGCTCGGCAAACCGTTCGTCGGACTCTACTTCATGCTCAAGCCGGTGCTGATCCTCACCGATCTCGACATGGTGAAGCGAGTGTTGGTGAAGGATTTTAACAGCTTTCACGATCGGGGATTGTACGTGAACGAGCGAGATGATCCCCTGTCCGGGCATCTGTTTGCGATCGATGGCGAACGGTGGCGCTATCTGAGGAACAAGCTTAGCCCCACCTTTACCTCCGGCAAGATCAAGCAAATGTTTGTGACGATCCGTGAGATTGGCGACGAGTTTCTCGGTTCGGTCACCAAGTACGTGGAGCGCAATGAACCGATCGATATTAAGCTGCTGTGTCAGTGCTTCACCTGTGATGTGGTGGGCTCGTGTGCGTTCGGATTGCAGTGTAACTCGCTGAAGAATGAAGGATCAAAGTTGCTCACGATTGGCGATGAAGTGTTTAAGCCACCGGCGTGGCGCAACATGTACACATTTCTGTTGATATCTTTGAAGGAGTTGGCCTACAAGTTACATCTACGAGCTTTGCCAAATAGCGTAACGGAGTACTTCTCAGGTTTGGTGAGCGATACGGTCGCACATCGAGAGAAGAACCTGATCGAGCGGCCCGATTTCCTGAACATGCTGATCCAGCTCAAGAACAAGGGTACGGTCGAGGGGGatgcaccgggaaccggggcgGATCACG is a window of Anopheles aquasalis chromosome 2, idAnoAquaMG_Q_19, whole genome shotgun sequence DNA encoding:
- the LOC126571013 gene encoding probable cytochrome P450 6a14 — translated: MIGVLLVLLATAAGLLYHFAQRRFQYWSDRGVPQLDGSLPMGSMKGIGRELSMNDLLDRVYYRFHKQSPVAGLYFLINPVLLMLDLDVVKQVLVKDFNSFHDRGMYVNERDDPMSGHLFSIGGERWRYLRNKLSPTFTSGKIKQMFGTIQEIGGEFLSTVEGHMDRGEPLDMKQLAQWFTCDVVGSCAFGIQCGSLKNGGSELLEIGSRVFRQTPPRMLYNIAVSTFPSLSRALGLPLFPKDFRTYFREMVRSTVEHREQHQIERNDFLNLLIHLKNRGRLEPTNEEPGDTEAVGELGQSETDSEKLTLDEVSAQSFVFFFAGFETSSTTLTFALFLLASHPEEQERCRKEILDKLASDGTGEHSITYEALKQMTYLDQVIYETLRIYPAVGLLMRVVSKRVHLEAANVTLEKGTKVMIPVNAIHHDPELYPEPYSFRPERFTPEAIKERHSHAYLPFGDGPRNCIGMRFGLLEVKFGIVQLLSKLRFTVHPKTSLPLRMAKNSGFLEAEGGIWLSATRL
- the LOC126571022 gene encoding juvenile hormone esterase-like, encoding MAPTESEDCLFLNVYTPSLIGTRPIMVFIPGGGYSGGSGDDALYGGEHFMVEDVVIVTLNYRLGALGFLSTGDRAAAGNWALKDCIEALRWVQRNALAFGGDPSSVTIFGQSAGGAIVHILTLSPLSTGLFQKAIAQSGVALNSWSFQTNPRFYANRLANALGVPSGDTVAMVNALRSIPYRQIVALQDNIVTLPSASLLSPIDFGPVVEPSDTPGLIVLPQLPIDIMDAGTFQPVPLMAGFTDMDSLMFTLTWSLLNPAFFEPFNNDPHLLVPNVWNVARGSAGSSAVSQAIAQHYWQGQPLSFVQLEPFTRYMTDLFYSYGIIETARRHSLRTPVYVYQFAYEGDLNLVRQSLGPLISIPGAIHGDDLCYLFEPKSLSVGAIPPTSHAITVRNRMLRLWTNFAKYGNPTPTVDPLLQNINWSPIASGTVNVALNIAQNLVPGPNPVASRYNLWQDLAQRYGNNIFRS
- the LOC126571023 gene encoding juvenile hormone esterase-like — translated: MAPTESEDCLFLNVYTPSLIGTRPIMVFITGGAYSGGSGDDALYGGEHFMVEDVVIVTINYRLGALGFLSTGDRAAAGNWALKDCIEALRWVQRNALAFGGDPNSVTIFGQSAGGAIVHFLTLSPLSSGLFQKAIAHSGSALNSWAVQTNPRFYANRLADALGVPSGDTVAMVNALRSIPYRQIVALQENIVTLPGGALLRPIDFGPVVEPSDTPGAVFLSQLPIDIIDSGTFQPVPLMTGFTDMDSLMFTLTWSAVNPSFFETFNNDPHLLVPIVWNIARGSAGSSAVSQAIAQYYWQGQSLSFVQLEPFSRYMTDHLFAYGVLETARRHSLRTQVYVYQFAYEGDLNLVKQSLGSPIGIPGAVHGDDLCYLFEPKSLLVGAIPPTSHAITVRNRMLRLWTNFAKYGNPTPTVDPLLQNINWSPIASGTVNVALNIAQNLVPGPNPVASRYNLWQDLAQRYGNNIFRN
- the LOC126571019 gene encoding probable cytochrome P450 6a14 codes for the protein MDYISVLLYLVLPILGLGYYYTRQLYSYWSARGIPQLEASFPVGNMKDVGRKLHFNDVMKVAYDMGKSLGKPFVGLYFMLKPVLILTDLDMVKRVLVKDFNSFHDRGLYVNERDDPLSGHLFAIDGERWRYLRNKLSPTFTSGKIKQMFVTIREIGDEFLGSVTKYVERNEPIDIKLLCQCFTCDVVGSCAFGLQCNSLKNEGSKLLTIGDEVFKPPAWRNMYTFLLISLKELAYKLHLRALPNSVTEYFSGLVSDTVAHREKNLIERPDFLNMLIQLKNKGTVEGDAPGTGADHEKLTLNEVSAQAFVFFFAGFETSSTTLSFALFELANNPEIQEKVREEVIGKLQQHDNQITYEALKEMTYLDQVINETLRMYPPVPQLVRVATKPYAVDSEKITLERDSMLMIPIYAIHHDPNIYPNPHVFDPDRFTSEAVHARHTNAFLPFGDGPRNCIGMRFGLLEVKFGIVQLLSKLRFTVSSRMQMPLQISKAASILEAEGGIWLNGTKL